In Vallitalea okinawensis, one genomic interval encodes:
- a CDS encoding phage holin family protein, which translates to MANTEGRKEVSVKNIVARLVLTAIVVCIAAFLTPGFSISGIWALILAAIVIVALDYLIQRFTGIDASPFGRGVVGFIVSGFILYATQFVVTGFEITIWGAIIGAIVIGIIDMVLPGDVM; encoded by the coding sequence ATGGCAAATACTGAAGGAAGAAAAGAAGTCAGTGTTAAGAATATAGTGGCTCGTTTAGTTCTAACAGCTATAGTTGTTTGTATTGCAGCCTTTCTTACACCTGGGTTCAGTATATCAGGTATTTGGGCTCTAATTCTAGCAGCCATCGTTATTGTAGCATTAGATTACTTAATTCAAAGATTTACAGGAATTGATGCTTCACCATTTGGAAGAGGCGTAGTTGGGTTCATTGTTTCAGGGTTTATACTTTATGCAACTCAATTCGTTGTTACAGGCTTTGAAATCACCATCTGGGGAGCTATAATTGGAGCAATAGTCATCGGGATTATCGACATGGTATTGCCTGGTGATGTCATGTAA